The Sus scrofa isolate TJ Tabasco breed Duroc chromosome 6, Sscrofa11.1, whole genome shotgun sequence region tcTGCGTGCTACAGGcgtgaccaaaaaaacccaaaaaacaaaaacaagataaaatcaaGTGGGAAAGAGAACAAACACTGTGAAGGGAAggtttgctattttatttttaaatttattttctttttggccaagtgcacagcatgcagatgttcctgggccagggattgaatctgagccacagcagcaacatgagctttgcagtgacaacaccagatccttttttttggggggtctttttagggccacacttggggcatatggaggttcccaggctaggggtccaactgtagctgcagctgccggcctacaccacagccacagcaatgtgggatctgaagcttgtctgccacctccaccacagctcacggcaatgccggatccttaacccactgagtgaggccaggggttggactcgaatcctcatggatactagtctggttcgttactgctgagccacaacgggaactctgacaacacaggatccttaaccctctttgACACCAGTGAACTCCAGGTGTGCAGTTTTCAATAGGCCAGGAAGGGCTGGCAGATCTCCCCAGAGGACAGGAGGGGGCAGGCTGGTGGTCCCCGCAGTTGGGTCCCTGCCCACTCACCTATGTGTGGTGGCATCACTGCCACATACTTCAGGCCCGACTCCTGCAGTATCTTGTGCATCCGGATGTGGTCATCCGTTACGTCCTGCAGTCTGGGGGGCACCTTGGACGGGTCCCACAGTAGGAAGGCTGGTGGGGGAGGACACAGGGCAGGATCAGCCAAGGCTTGAGGACAGCCTGGCCAGGCCACAGCCTGCAGGTCTCCTTCCAGGACAAGCCCCTTTGGGGCTCCCTGCCACCCTCCAGTTGCTCCAGGCAGAAACACAGGTGCCATCCTAGGCTCCAGTTTCTTCACGGCTCACATGGCTGTGATCACTTCTCATCCTACCTGCTCCTACCTACCTTCTGCCTGGTCTCCCTGCTCCTACTGCCACCTCTGTTCCCTGGGCACGGCCACAGGGGGCCTGTGAACACCCAGAGGGGTTGGAACTCATCTGTGGCCCCTTCTTCCTCAGGATAAAAGCAAAGGAGCCCAAGGAGGCCCCACCTGACCCGGCCCCATCTGCTCCCTGACCTAGCGGCTGAACACGCCCCTTCACTTAGTCTGCTACAGCCACGCTTTGGCCGCGCAGCCCTGCCAAAAGCTGAGCCCTCTGCCTGGAGTCCCCTTGCTCTCCGCATTCCTCCTTCGTGTCACTTCCCCTCCCTGGGAGGCAACTGGTGTGATGAAACAGAGGTGAGACGTGTGGACTGTGGAGACACACCACCAGCCACAAGCTGTGTGATCTCGGGTAAGCTGATGGGCCTTTCTGTGCCTCCACTCCCTTACCATACAAGGGAGGCACTAAGAACGGCtgctatttactgagcacctactatgtgccactgTGAGTGAAGTACTACTCAAAGGAGTTTTGAGAGGATTAAGTGGCATTCATTGGTTAGGCACTgggtgcccagcacacagtaagtgctcaataaacaaaTGCTGGTAGCATTGACTGCTCCTCTTGTGTACCCTGAAGGCTTCCTTTCAGATTATTCAGGGaactcttttctttgtcttttttctttttagggccgcacccgcggcatatggaggttcccaggctgggggtctcaccggagctgcagctgccggcctatgccagagccacagcaacgcgggttcctggccgcatctgtgacctacaccacagctcagggcaatgccggatccttaacccactgagcacggccagggatcgaacctgaaacctcatggttagcagttggattcatttccgctgtgccacaatgggaactccttcttctaaatttttattgcatttcatttttagCAGGGCAACTATTTGTATAATCCGATCTCCTCATAAATTGGGAGCTCTGAGGGTAGAGAACTGGCCGGTGTAGCCAGGGCTCTGCCACTTCCTCTATGACGCTCTCCCTGACCTCTTCTCAGCCTGGGTCAGACACCTCCTCTGGGCCCCCAGAGCCCTCGAGGCttccctcaccccagccctgaTGCCTCTGCCCAGGCACCCGGCAACCCTGGCCTTGACTGCTCTGGCCGGTCACTGTTTGATGAGGGCTCCTCTGCCACTTCCCTCCTATTTGTGAGACTCAcaagggcagggcccagggctgtACTGTGTTTCTGGCATTACCCAGCAAGATTCGGGCACAccgttggtgctcaataaatgcacaGTAATTTAGGGTGGCTCCCATGCCACCTCGTGGAAGCCCCCTGGGACTGCCCATCCGGTACCCAAGCCCCACTCTTCAGCCCCACCCGGATGACCCTGCCACCCACCCGAGGTGCAGGCTACGACCTTGTCCACGCCATGGGCCTTCATGGCCGCCACAATGTTCCGGGCACCCTCGGACATCACTGTGGTAGGACCTTAGAGGAGACAGAGAGTGGCTGTCACTgctgggcggcggcggcggcggggtggcaggggcggggctggggagggggtggcgcTGGGGCCGAGGTGTAGGGGTGGGCCGTGGGCAGAGAGGGGGCTCAGTACTGAGGTCATTGCGGGTGCCCAAGAGCACGATGATGGCGTCCTGCCCGGCCACGGTCTTGTCCACATCGGCCGCCTGCCGAACGTCGCCCACGACCACGTGGGCCGGCTGGGGCCCCTCTGCAGGCAGCCTAGAGACGTCCCGCACCAGCACCGTCACCTCATAACCTGCAGGCAAAGAGGGCAGAGAGGCAGGTCAGTGGGCTTGTGGGCGGGTACTCCTGGGCTCCAGGGGCTGGGTCCTGGAGGGTGCGATGAACCCCCAAATCCCTGGCCCGGGTCTCCTGTACTGGGATGATGGTCTTCAAACATTTTTGCCGGCATCCCCACAATTGATATTCA contains the following coding sequences:
- the BLVRB gene encoding flavin reductase (NADPH); the protein is MSVKKIAIFGATGRTGLTTLAQAVQAGYEVTVLVRDVSRLPAEGPQPAHVVVGDVRQAADVDKTVAGQDAIIVLLGTRNDLSPTTVMSEGARNIVAAMKAHGVDKVVACTSAFLLWDPSKVPPRLQDVTDDHIRMHKILQESGLKYVAVMPPHIGDQPLTGAYTVTLDGRGPSRVISKHDLGHFMLHCLTTDEYNGHNTYPSHEYE